Proteins encoded together in one Porites lutea chromosome 2, jaPorLute2.1, whole genome shotgun sequence window:
- the LOC140927333 gene encoding uncharacterized protein, whose amino-acid sequence MSDNVIEETLPPTDELPVQSEQPCDRNEEGTSANADGASEEQEKAGEDHEPPKKKSRKSSPKKAEKAATNSQDKYPFARSRGIRIFSDREIESQDAEMTKEYWRFWNDTAEELCSDRAYNDWGKRDLKLYIDAAWIIHKTYLQELRERELAELLRELQEKHGYAELPQKLKTQDHAVTNALSKLQDSTANLNELNMELSRTRGKAMNLKQRPVSDAFPDKQKDEETRAMNKQISELEKNLYEGMSEVKRDQDSMKKALNRQKTLVFKARQERPLVGDS is encoded by the exons ATGAGCGATAACGTGATAGAAGAAACTCTGCCCCCAACGGACGAATTACCAGTTCAATCTGAACAACCATGCGATAGAAACGAGGAGGGAACTTCTGCGAATGCAGATGGCGCTAGTGAAGAACAGGAGAAAGCTGGTGAAGATCACGAACCACCCAAGAAGAAGTCGAGGAAAAGTTCTCCTAAAAAAGCAGAAAAGGCAGCAACGAATAGCCAAGATAAATATCCTTTCGCGCGGTCGCGAGGAATTCGAATCTTCAGTGACAGAGAGATCGAATCCCAGGACGCCGAAATGACAAAAGAATACTGGCGATTCTGGAACGATACAGCTGAGGAGCTTTGCAGCGATCGGGCCTACAACGATTGGGGAAAGCGGGATCTGAAACTGTATATCGATGCTGCTTGGATCATACATAAGACTTATTTACAAGAACTTCGTGAAAGGGAGTTAGCTGAGTTGCTGCGAGAGCTTCAGGAGAAGCACGGTTATGCAGAGTTACCTCAGAAACTGAAAACCCAAGATCATGCAGTTACAAATGCACTTTCAAAG CTTCAAGACTCCACAGCCAACTTGAATGAGCTGAACATGGAGTTATCACGCACCAGAGGTAAGGCAATGAACCTTAAGCAGCGACCAGTCAGTGATGCTTTTCCTGACAAACAAAAGGATGAAGAAACAAGAGCAATGAACAAACAGATCAGCGAGTTAGAGAAAAACCTCTACGAAGGCATGTCAGAAGTGAAGAGGGATCAAGATTCTATGAAGAAAGCTCTAAACAGACAGAAAACTTTGGTGTTCAAAGCACGCCAAGAACGCCCACTGGTTGGAGACAGTtaa
- the LOC140926469 gene encoding glycine cleavage system H protein-like, which yields MAAVLAGRFCRVLPQALSWYSRRTVLCNSSFESKRFIHMARQLLAERKYSKEHEWITMDGVIGTIGITDYAQNQLGDVVYVDLPEEGQTFNEGDSFGAVESVKAVSEVYSPLTGEVTEINSKLKDKPELVNKSPYEDGWLIKLKVSSEPSEPLMSEEEYEKFVKECEDE from the exons ATGGCGGCCGTACTTGCGGGAAGATTCTGCAGGGTTTTACCTCAGGCACTGAGCTGGTATTCTCGAAGAACAGTGTTATGCAACTCCAGTTTTGAAAGTAAACGTTTTATTCATATGGCAAGGCAACTTCTGGCAG AAAGGAAATACTCCAAAGAGCATGAATGGATTACCATGGATGGAGTTATTGGAACAATAGGTATAACAGACTATGCACAG AATCAATTAGGTGATGTTGTATATGTTGATCTTCCTGAAGAAGGACAAACATTTAATGAAGGAG ATTCCTTTGGTGCTGTTGAAAGTGTCAAAGCTGTTTCAGAAGTTTACAGTCCACTCACAGGAGAAGTGACCGAAATTAACAGCAAATTAAAAGACAAACCAGAACTAGTAAACAAGTCTCCTTATGAAGATG GTTGGTTAATAAAACTCAAAGTCAGCAGTGAGCCCTCTGAGCCTCTCATGTCAGAAGAAGAGTATGAGAAATTTGTTAAGGAATGTGAAgatgaatga
- the LOC140927264 gene encoding octopamine receptor beta-2R-like: protein MDNVTRNYGRDLAKEKDNVSLEMEQTGRALHQTETGQAVIVFLTLQSVLIICANSLVFVLFISTRYLRTRTNYCLVSLAAGDCLAGLVSLPLVLACSTTLVGETCTSMDLCQRFLSISTILHLLVATSERYFKIKRPFKYNMVVTKRRVLLLLLGVWLFSCGASFIQLAWITGPREEKIRRFDIAYAIFCLVALAFVPFSIIACIDGHIFYYIHKEKKMRQALTESKPLQKQQKRRKNDRKAAIIYVIMTVTFVLGWFPYFIFTLLWDLEYINRIPFALTIIFVVLKFSTALINPLLYTFFKNDFRKALQSLIEREQCLDGSNEVITTTLV from the coding sequence ATGGACAACGTAACGAGAAACTACGGGAGAGATTTAGCAAAGGAAAAAGACAATGTTTCGCTTGAAATGGAACAGACAGGAAGAGCTTTGCACCAAACAGAGACAGGACAAGCGGTGATTGTCTTCTTAACTTTACAAAGCGTGCTTATAATATGCGCCAACTCCCTTGTGTTTGTGCTATTCATCAGCACGCGGTATCTACGAACAAGAACCAACTATTGCTTGGTTAGTCTGGCGGCGGGTGACTGCCTTGCCGGTCTCGTGTCTCTACCGCTTGTTCTAGCATGTTCAACGACACTCGTGGGCGAAACATGTACCAGCATGGATTTATGCCAGCGATTCCTCTCCATTTCTACCATTCTCCACTTGCTGGTAGCAACTTCAGAGCGCTATTTTAAAATCAAGAGACCTTTTAAATACAACATGGTAGTAACAAAACGACGAGTATTGCTGTTATTGCTTGGCGTGTGGCTTTTCTCTTGTGGCGCTTCTTTTATTCAACTCGCCTGGATTACAGGACCACGGGAAGAAAAAATCAGACGATTCGACATTGCCTACGCCATATTTTGCTTGGTAGCATTAGCTTTTGTGCCATTTTCTATAATTGCTTGCATCGATGGTCACATTTTTTACTACAttcacaaagaaaagaaaatgcgTCAAGCTCTCACGGAAAGCAAGCCTCTccagaaacaacaaaaacgtcGAAAGAACGATCGGAAAGCGGCGATCATTTACGTGATAATGACGGTAACTTTTGTCCTTGGCTGGTTCCCATATTTTATCTTTACTCTGCTGTGGGATCTGGAGTATATAAACCGCATCCCCTTTGCTCTAACCATAATATTTGTGGTTCTAAAATTCAGTACAGCACTTATCAACCCTCTTCTTTATACGTTTTTTAAGAATGACTTCCGAAAAGCGCTCCAATCATTGATAGAAAGAGAACAATGCTTGGATGGAAGCAACGAAGTCATTACAACCACTCTGGTTTGA